The Arachis ipaensis cultivar K30076 chromosome B05, Araip1.1, whole genome shotgun sequence nucleotide sequence CGTCATCGCTCTGCATCCTCGTTATTCTGCTGCGGCTGTTCCCGTGGAATCTTGTAGTCGCAGCCGTGCGTTTTTTATGAACCCATGCTCCCGTTGTTATTGTGATTCACGACACCAGAACCGCTGCCGCAAGCTGCTATCTCGTGACCACTGAGGGCGGCGCCGCTACTGCTAACCCAAGCTCATTacccatttttggcgttgaagGCGTGATATTGGGACTGTTGATGGAGTCATCAATGGGTGAAAGGTATGCAGTAGAAGTTTTATACACAtgcaaatatttatttttttatgcaaatgTAATGTTTATTCTTAATGCAAATGGGATGTTTGTTTCTTATACAAATGAGATCTTTGTTTATAATACGACACTCGAGGTTGGTGATAGTAGAAGATAGCGGCGCTGGAGAGTTTTCTCGTCGGTGAAAAAGCTGCGTGCTAAAATAGGTAACGGACGGTTAGTTGCggtgaaaaagaaatttaaattaaaagagaGTGTAATTAGATCaaagtaaaattaaataaaaataaaattaaatggtCAATAGACCTAAAATGTGACTCATTGTTCACCTAGCAATGCAAAATTCTTAGTAATAAACACGTTTTCATGGGCCGGCTCCCTAATAGCAACCTCATTAATTATTTTGTTTAGTAGTAGACACATAGGGAAGAACTAGCTAGGTTTAAAAATGGCTACAATTATTTATTTGAAGGTGACGCACACACAGGGTCGAGCAAACGGATTGGAGGAACATTTTTTGCCTTAATTTATTTACTTGCATAATTGCTTGTGTAAGCCATGATGATTTGGATTCTCTTGTCTTTCCCAATAAAGCTCTAAAGTATGTGTTTATTGGGAAACAATTTGAAAGCATAACGACGAGTGAACCTGGGCTTTACTTAAATGTCTAATATCCATGACGTATAATAAGTCGTTAAAGATTCTCCATTAAtatattactataaaaataatacTCAACATTTAgtctttttattaatcaaattcaattaaattaatATTAGATCCGTTATAAATATATATGGGTTCTGATGCAAATAATAGCATTATATTATTGATCTTTCTGACCTCTCTATTCATTTATACGCGAGTCATATTATATAAGCTTAGCTTAATTGATCGCTACCTAGATTTTAGCctttaataacaaaatatatataccTCGATATATAGATTAGGCAATTTGATCCACGTACTTggctttctttaattcatttccaAGAAGTGGTACATAAAAGAATACAACTTTTTCTCAGTGATGCAAACGAATAGTTTTTGCAAAAACAATGCTATTATTTGCATGTATAGTGTATATTTGATATTTGAGATAATAAAAAtgggttaaaataataatttaaattataattacaTTATATTAATTAAACATACATAAAAAATGAGGCATGGACTTATTATTCCAACAAAAGCTTTTCAACCAAAGTTTAAACTCAATCCACATGAAAATTAAAGCCACAATAATACAAGTTTAAATATGTCTAAGATGCTCATTATAATTCAAAAGAGTAGTATGAGCGTAGGATGCACCAACCAGAAATGTTTAAACAGCTAATAATGCATACATTTGTTTTAAATAAAACTATACCCAAATAGTATATTAATTAACGGCTGAGATTCACAAATTCCTATCCATGTGTTTTGTTCTCTTTTTGTAAAGATCGTTAGAATATTGAGTTTACTCGTGAAAGTAGCTTTCTGAATGATGAAGGTACCATACTAGCTAGCTTAGGAGGGGCCGGGAACGTCATCATCTTATTCTAATGTCACATTATGTAACAAGTTTGAGCGAATCAAACTCAAGTTTTTCCCTGTatgctttaatttcaaaaatattatttatacactaaaattaattattaaaattaatttttaatatatttatatataaatatttaaatatatatagtttaacttatttttaatgtgtatttatattttaatatgtatatattttatattgataacagattttacattaataattaattttggtgTACACATcgctttaatttattaatatggTACAAGTTGAGAAATTAAAGAGCTGCTTGATCTATAAATAAATTTATGCCATAGCAACCAGTGAACCAATTGATGCACGAGCAAGCATTTCAATCTATTTCTATTACAAATTAAAGATGCTCCTATACTACGATATATAGCTAGTTATTACCAACCCTATATATATAGGATTCTAATAAGAAAAATGTAgtactttttatattttaatttgcaCGGCTATTAGGGTTTATGATGCGATTTAGtagtttcaaaaatcaatttttgaaattaaaatctgaactCCCATGCATGCATATAGGTCAGTGGACGTCGATCATATCGCGATCAATCAGTACTTTGAAACATTAGCTGATGCTGAGTACTGAAAGCACAAGTTCATTTGCATCATTGCATGTACGAGAGTATAATATATATTATCAAAATCTTCACAATATTGGTGCCTCTTGACAATCGTTATTCTCTACAAGTCTAAACAAATTTTATTCCATGAAACTGCAGAATTTTTAACTCTCACTATACTTCCTCTCTCCACTTTATAGTATATCAAAAATGTTATTCGTATgataaaattaactactaaaatcaaccactaaTATATTtgagtataaatacatgtgtggtttaatttcttttcaatgtgtatttatattctaatatatattttatactggtgacTAATTTTGGTATACACGTAACATAGTCGATAATATATATGTACCTTTATGCATTTTTCATTTTATCTTCTAGAAGAATATTAagcataataaataattaatacttATAGGCCATTTACTTATGGTCCACCACACAAATAGATTTTGGGATTCTAATTTACCTTctcattattttttatataaatttgaaAACTTAAGAAACTCAATCTgccttttttttatcttttaaaatttttgtaataaAGATCTATACTAATTCTCAGATATAGTTCtacataaaattatttattcttctttttaAATCTAgatgtaatatttttttaataatttataaacatTGTTTGACtattttatgaatattttttgctattacaaaaattaataagaaataaAGGAAGATGAAAATTTTATCTTTGTTATACtataaaaagaaaatatacaaGAGAGATGTATAAAAAACTTGTGTAAAttaaaaaacatttttcttttccttttagaGAACTTAAAGATTCATTGGTGGAGGAGTCACTCACTCCTTTCCTTTTCAAATGGCTTTTAGACATGTCTTTGTGAAATATCCGtacatattttaattttagagaagaggcCGGGTCCCGGGGCAAAATAATGTTTTGCTTTGGATGTAAAGCTGAGAGTGCCTGGTTTGAAATCCAAAAGAattgtcatatatatatatatatatatatatatcgtggATTTTACTAACCAAATGGTCAACTCACTCGTGAACTTAAGCAAGCGTCGGCAAGGAAGTTGTGAGAGTTCAAAATCTTTCCCAAACGAAATCATTTATGCAAGCAAGCAAGCAGTTACGTTACATATATACTATCCCCAACATGTGCCAATGCGGAGGATAAAACGTCCTTTTTTGAAGGCAAAGACATTGGTCTAGTTAGAACGCAACTCATTTCCTAGGTCATAAATCGGGTTGGATAAAAACTGGTTTAAACCATTAAAAACTGTTTAAACAAGATAAGAGAAACAAGATCTAGTAATCATCACCACCATTTTCACACTTGCTTCTTTTGGAACTGTCGTGCCACACGCGCTACCTAGAGAGAACGACGTCATATTGCTCTTGACGTTTCAACTCAGATTGAAGCATGCACCGCCATGACCGTCCATCACCAACGGCATCGTCTTCACAATGCAACCAGTTTCTCACACTAATATATAGTGAATATTTTTCAATTTCCATTTTatatctttctttttcaagttggcAAAGAGGGCATGATTGAGAAACAAATGGCTCACCAAACTAACCGAGTTCGATTTACTCtttaatccttttttttttctggttttaacTAAGCAAAAAAATGTTGACCAAATTGTACATTCTGTACTGGACCCGATTGTGCCTCACTACCTCCTATCAGAACGTGATACGTTATCGTACTTCggcagaaaaaaaaatgtttaaaacaTATTTGTATGTGGAGGGCtctcaaataataataaaaatattttaccaAAAAAATAATTACTAAATTAGTTTATTNNNNNNNNNNNNNNNNNNNNNNNNNNNNNNNNNNNNNNNNNNNNNNNNNNNNNNNNNNNNNNNNNNNNNNTTGGACAGttagcaattaattttgaaaggcTATATTGTTGGTGTTCAAAGGCTATATCGTTGGTGTTCCTTTCGCGCTTTGACTCTTTTGAATGGAATATAGCAGTGGTGGCCTAAAATTTGACCCAATTCGGCATATGAACCATAGTCCACACTCCACAGAGGGAGGATTTTGGAttgccttaaaaaaaaaaagttatagagAGTGCACATAAAGAAAAGAGGGAAGCAATCACTATCAGGCAATATTTGGGAGAATCCATTTTGGTGGTTTGCTTTATTTTTTGTTGGCTTTCTTTTGGAAAGGAATAGTAGTAAAGCTGGTAATTATTCAGCAAAGATAATTACACCCACCTGTCTCTGCCCCCTTTTTGCCTTCATTTAATTTCGTCCTTAAGATCCCAATATTTCTTCAACTAAGGCGCAAACATGGGATGCattgtgtttgtttttttttaccGGGTTCTTGACTTTTCGTGTTATGTGGTGGATAAAGAATTTTATAATACAAGTGGGTGCGAAATGGGGCCAAGACACATAACTTTTGGGTACTACAAATACAATGCATGGTGTCACTACTCCTTCATTATTCCAATTGAAGATGGCTGCAATTGTGTGCCATGGGCAATCATCCCTTGACTCTCATCACCACCTAATACACACCCACAGGCTTAGGAAGCCTCCACTCACTCCTTCTCATCATTTATCTTACTTGGAACAAACCCCAAACCATCACAAAACTACACCACAAAACAACACTAGTCTTATTAGTTACTCCAAGTCGTGTGAGGGTGGTTGGGGCTTCGTTCCATCTTCCCTTTCCAGAGAAGAGAAAGAAACAGCGCCATATGTCCATCCTCAGGTGAAGCTTTCGTCTGTTCGAATGAGCCCCAAGAGTTTGGAGCTCTGCACTGAGAACCTGGGGAATGAGAGTGGCACGGACATCATGGGGGACAGTGGCATTCACGTCTTTACCTCCTCGGAGCAAAGTACTTGTACATCATCAACAACTCAATGTTTCGGAGGcaataagaagaagatgaagaagaagaagatagcaAAAACAAAGAGCTTCCCACCTCCTTTGACAACCATGAGGGGTTCGGAGTCTATACAAGTAAGGCCCCACAGAGAAGGTGGCAGGTTAGTCATTGAGATCACCAAGGCCCCAtccacttcttcttcttgtttccgTGCTCAGAGAAGCCATGGCCGCCTTCGGCTATCCCTTTTGGAtcaccaagaagaagaagaagaagaggaagaagaagagtttgaaggagaagttgaagatgaagaagaaacagAGGAAGAGGAAGGAGACAAGAGATGTGGAGTGAGAATTGAgagggaaaagaagagaagaagcagtTGCAAGGAAGAAGGTGACCATGAAAACATAATAAGAAACTGGGAGTGGGGGGAATCTATTTGGGTCGCAACTTCCTAGAATCGTAGCGTAGCtactaataattataattaaaaacattttACATTTTTATATCTTAGCATTTGTCCTTTTCCTATTTCTTCCCATTTTTAAATGAATTCTAATGTGTTTCCATCAAACATGCCTCTGGTCGGTACTCGGTAGTTATTATCGTTATTCTCTCTGTTTCTCGGACACAAATGAAATTGGTGCCCAAAGGAAGAAAAAacaatttcattttttattcttgATTTATCAATCACTAAAATTAACTACTTCGTACTAACATTCAATATTTAGTAATTATTACTGTTTatccaaaccaacaaatataTACTTTCTTTGGTACAAAATTATTATCTTTATTTACTTTCTGAATTCTGAGAAGAGAAAAGTTAAAATTATGTGAAAACAGGGCACACTTGAGTCTCCAGAGAATTTTTAGGTGCATTTGGAACCTTgacttttttttgcttcttttcttCCCTTTAATTCGTTTgctctttttcctttcttttttttctggcTTTGTACTTTCAACCTGAAATTTTCGTTGTTGCAttgattataatataatataccattttttaagaaattaactttttttaactaataattaattgaatttaattttaatataaaaaaatgttgACTAATTATCCACTAAAAAAGGGTTGATTccaaatatttttcttataaCTTAACATGAGCCAGTAACAAGAACCACTTTAGGGCATTTGGATGCAGATATGAGATAGATGAAAGAGGAGAATGTATGACATCACAGCAAGATCTCGTTTAATGAACTCATTAATTCAGATAAAGTATTAGAACAGCGATCAGATTATGGTGTAATCAAATAAAAAGCAATCCTAACAAAGAAGTATATATATTGCCTTAGATCTTGAATTTATGGCCTGATAGTTTCTATTTAGGTACCCTAAACATTTTAAAAAACTTATCAAGTGCGATTAGCAAAATCATAAGATCTATGCTTGTGTGCTATTTAACTTGGTTTGTTGCAAGCACTTCAATTCTAAAAGCGGTGAACCAATAAAAatgcatttaaattatttttacgtTGACAAaatattcttcaatttttttattcataaaaaataattttttaataaatgacaaacaatttttgtatttaacaaatcgtttatgtatttatttaaaaaattcataaa carries:
- the LOC107641747 gene encoding protein FANTASTIC FOUR 3 isoform X2, giving the protein MHGVTTPSLFQLKMAAIVCHGQSSLDSHHHLIHTHRLRKPPLTPSHHLSYLEQTPNHHKTTPQNNTSLISYSKSCEGGWGFVPSSLSREEKETAPYVHPQVKLSSVRMSPKSLELCTENLGNESGTDIMGDSGIHVFTSSEQSTCTSSTTQCFGGNKKKMKKKKIAKTKSFPPPLTTMRGSESIQVRPHREGGRLVIEITKAPSTSSSCFRAQRSHGRLRLSLLDHQEEEEEEEEEEFEGEVEDEEETEEIEEGGG
- the LOC107641747 gene encoding protein FANTASTIC FOUR 3 isoform X1 → MHGVTTPSLFQLKMAAIVCHGQSSLDSHHHLIHTHRLRKPPLTPSHHLSYLEQTPNHHKTTPQNNTSLISYSKSCEGGWGFVPSSLSREEKETAPYVHPQVKLSSVRMSPKSLELCTENLGNESGTDIMGDSGIHVFTSSEQSTCTSSTTQCFGGNKKKMKKKKIAKTKSFPPPLTTMRGSESIQVRPHREGGRLVIEITKAPSTSSSCFRAQRSHGRLRLSLLDHQEEEEEEEEEEFEGEVEDEEETEEEEGDKRCGVRIEREKKRRSSCKEEGDHENIIRNWEWGESIWVATS